From Algoriphagus sp. NG3, the proteins below share one genomic window:
- the cas5 gene encoding CRISPR-associated protein Cas5, with protein MEVLSLDIEGKFAHFRKFHGNNTAMSYSIPPRTTIIGILAAIMGEPKDSYYVSFRHENLKIGIRVLSDLKKSFHRLNYLKITGSGDFGGKNGRIQTPFEVVTGHDLKSGMVTYRIYISAGLDDTVYQFLKKSLTNSERRFNISLGVAGFSAFISKVQVLEGTKLSGNSDWLLMHSACNSDEVDEIDFPDDAEFRFNHIEEELLPADFIGGEQGRELFRMNRVLFATKNFPMRVILNGDYYRLEANGSVENIQFLEYAGVFT; from the coding sequence ATGGAAGTTCTTTCATTAGATATTGAAGGTAAGTTTGCGCATTTTAGAAAATTCCATGGCAATAATACGGCAATGAGTTATTCCATTCCCCCACGTACCACTATTATAGGAATACTTGCTGCTATTATGGGTGAACCAAAGGATTCCTATTATGTGAGTTTTCGGCATGAAAATCTAAAAATCGGTATTCGAGTTTTATCAGATTTGAAGAAATCATTTCACCGACTAAATTACCTTAAAATAACTGGCTCAGGTGATTTTGGAGGAAAGAATGGCCGAATTCAAACTCCCTTTGAAGTGGTAACAGGTCATGACTTAAAATCCGGAATGGTTACATACCGGATTTATATTTCTGCCGGGCTAGATGACACAGTATATCAGTTTTTAAAAAAATCTCTGACAAACTCCGAAAGACGGTTTAATATAAGTTTAGGTGTCGCAGGTTTTTCCGCATTTATATCAAAAGTCCAGGTGCTCGAAGGCACCAAACTAAGTGGAAATTCTGATTGGCTCCTTATGCATTCTGCTTGTAACAGTGATGAAGTTGATGAAATCGATTTTCCCGATGATGCAGAATTTCGGTTTAATCATATTGAAGAAGAATTGCTGCCAGCTGATTTTATAGGAGGAGAACAAGGACGGGAGTTATTCCGGATGAACCGGGTCTTATTTGCTACCAAAAACTTCCCGATGCGGGTAATCCTCAATGGAGATTATTATAGATTAGAAGCCAACGGTAGTGTCGAGAATATTCAATTTCTGGAATATGCAGGTGTTTTCACATAG
- the cas3 gene encoding CRISPR-associated helicase Cas3' → MQVFSHSKEEHGKRSGSKLLIVHLNGVHEKALNHLSPRVSFHANLNISELISVVCWLHDLGKYTSYFQTYLLNPEKAEQHLKAHSNIGAHTAFNYFYSNPKMSLIAFYLIKMHHSNLINIDLVLFPDNASTRIQEPEIFHKQKSALASLGELKNQLKGFEESQIELSTPKELHTLYKKNLRKQTSIDHYFITNYLFSLLIEADKLDASDTIPYRSENLPSAAVDDRFGKPIFPNLELQKMSQNELRNYVRSEVVSTIEREDILDKRIFTLAAPTGIGKTMTSLDFVLKLRAKIAKEEHFLPQIIYGLPFINIIEQSLNEYEITLGKGKVMGHYQYADIFGKEEEGRNELSDEETSYTQKQMSWDTWQKDVVITSFVQLFETLIGNRNKLLKKFRHFADSIIILDEVQTLAIEKLPIIGAALFYSAKFLNARVLIMTATQPKIFELMTRELHIEIDSHKLEPFNILENDEAVFKCFNRTKIVPIISVRIENDGFLRLFEMYWSLGKSCLVVVNKVSRSIEILEALKQYLEAFQGVQLFYLSTNITPIERQLRIKEIKENLKEKSCILVATQVVEAGVDLDFDMGFRDLGPIDSIVQVAGRINRENSEVRKGSPLYIVDFGDCQKIYGVATDIKSRKALAEKEIEEKDYKQMVETYFDEISDNNMTDFSFSEEIFEAMQNLKYSFPSSSPKKHKTVSDFKIIEESHMGISVFVESPDDCEATDAREAYQSLLLGGLDKAIFDKSFKRNFNQRIIAIPSYLDKVNELRKDKNLSDDILWIQQHDFDYYYDHLTGFKRNKEASNSAISF, encoded by the coding sequence ATGCAGGTGTTTTCACATAGTAAAGAAGAACATGGAAAAAGATCGGGGAGTAAATTACTGATAGTTCATTTAAATGGGGTACATGAAAAAGCCCTAAATCATCTTTCTCCTAGGGTATCATTTCATGCTAACCTAAACATCTCCGAATTGATCAGTGTAGTCTGTTGGCTTCATGATTTGGGTAAATACACCTCATATTTTCAAACTTACCTTTTAAATCCAGAAAAAGCGGAACAGCATTTAAAGGCACATTCTAACATTGGTGCACATACGGCATTTAACTATTTCTATTCAAATCCCAAGATGTCACTTATTGCATTTTATTTAATTAAAATGCACCATAGTAATTTAATAAACATTGATTTGGTTCTATTTCCTGACAATGCTTCTACCCGAATTCAGGAACCAGAGATCTTTCATAAACAGAAGAGCGCGTTAGCAAGTTTAGGAGAGTTAAAGAACCAACTCAAAGGCTTTGAAGAATCTCAAATTGAATTATCCACACCAAAAGAATTACATACCCTTTACAAAAAGAATTTAAGAAAACAGACTTCAATTGATCATTACTTTATCACTAATTATCTTTTCTCACTGCTTATTGAAGCCGATAAATTAGACGCTTCTGACACAATTCCGTATAGATCTGAAAATTTACCCTCCGCAGCTGTAGATGATCGATTTGGAAAACCAATATTTCCGAATTTGGAATTGCAAAAAATGTCACAGAACGAGTTACGAAACTATGTCCGCTCGGAAGTAGTAAGCACTATTGAACGAGAGGATATCCTTGATAAAAGAATTTTCACTCTTGCTGCGCCCACTGGAATAGGTAAGACGATGACCTCTCTTGATTTCGTATTGAAATTAAGAGCAAAAATTGCAAAAGAAGAACATTTTTTACCTCAGATTATTTACGGTTTACCCTTTATCAACATCATTGAGCAATCTTTGAACGAATATGAAATCACTCTGGGTAAGGGGAAAGTAATGGGGCACTATCAGTATGCTGATATTTTTGGAAAAGAAGAGGAGGGCAGAAATGAACTTTCAGATGAAGAAACCTCATACACCCAAAAACAAATGTCATGGGACACATGGCAAAAAGATGTGGTGATTACTTCATTTGTCCAGCTGTTTGAAACTCTTATTGGTAACAGAAACAAGTTGTTAAAAAAATTCAGACACTTTGCAGATTCCATTATTATTTTGGACGAAGTACAAACGCTAGCTATTGAAAAACTTCCAATAATAGGTGCTGCTCTTTTTTATTCTGCTAAATTTTTGAACGCCAGAGTCTTGATAATGACAGCTACCCAGCCGAAGATTTTTGAATTAATGACACGGGAACTTCATATAGAGATTGACAGTCATAAATTAGAGCCGTTTAATATTTTGGAGAATGATGAAGCAGTGTTTAAATGCTTTAACAGAACTAAAATAGTTCCTATAATCTCAGTAAGGATAGAAAACGATGGTTTCTTACGGCTTTTTGAAATGTATTGGTCTCTTGGAAAAAGCTGCCTTGTGGTAGTAAATAAGGTAAGTCGCTCTATAGAAATTTTAGAAGCTTTAAAACAATATTTAGAAGCTTTTCAAGGGGTGCAGCTATTCTACCTTTCCACAAACATTACTCCAATAGAGAGGCAACTAAGGATAAAAGAAATAAAGGAAAATTTAAAGGAAAAGTCCTGCATTCTTGTTGCCACTCAAGTGGTAGAAGCTGGAGTTGATTTAGACTTTGATATGGGATTTCGCGATTTGGGACCAATCGATTCTATAGTTCAGGTAGCTGGACGAATAAATCGTGAGAATTCAGAAGTGCGAAAAGGATCTCCTTTATACATTGTGGATTTTGGAGATTGCCAAAAAATATATGGTGTAGCAACTGACATTAAATCCCGTAAAGCATTAGCAGAAAAAGAAATAGAGGAAAAAGACTATAAGCAAATGGTTGAGACTTATTTCGATGAAATTTCTGACAATAATATGACGGATTTTAGTTTTTCTGAGGAAATATTCGAGGCCATGCAGAATCTGAAATATTCATTTCCATCTTCCTCGCCTAAAAAGCATAAGACTGTTTCCGATTTTAAAATAATTGAAGAAAGTCATATGGGTATTAGTGTGTTTGTGGAATCACCAGATGATTGTGAGGCAACAGATGCACGGGAAGCATATCAATCTTTACTTCTTGGTGGGCTAGACAAAGCCATTTTCGACAAAAGTTTTAAAAGGAATTTTAACCAGAGGATTATTGCTATACCGAGTTATTTGGATAAAGTAAATGAACTGAGAAAAGATAAAAATCTTTCGGATGATATTTTATGGATTCAACAACATGACTTTGACTATTATTATGATCATCTCACAGGATTTAAACGCAATAAAGAAGCTTCAAACTCAGCCATTTCATTTTAA
- a CDS encoding CRISPR-associated endonuclease Cas6, producing the protein MTVTTQNKISITRIQFPEIKLLTRDAHKLRGYFGNLFKEHSPILHNHYEDGSLRYRYPAVQYKVLNGVPTLIGIGEGAGLLPQLFLKIREITLDGDTYPISSKNIQHNQQQIGFSEELQSYSFDTLWMALNQDNHKTYIHLASAIEKKKMLNSIIVGHVLSLFSNMNIMLDPDQRLMAMTQLQEKSTKFKDNTMIAFTGEFVINAHIPDGLGLGKSVSRGFGTVKKM; encoded by the coding sequence ATGACCGTTACAACCCAAAACAAAATCTCCATTACCCGCATCCAGTTCCCGGAGATCAAACTATTGACTAGGGATGCCCACAAGCTGCGTGGTTATTTTGGTAATCTTTTTAAAGAACACTCCCCTATTCTGCATAATCACTACGAAGATGGCAGTCTGCGCTACAGATATCCTGCCGTCCAATACAAAGTCCTAAACGGAGTTCCTACGCTTATCGGAATAGGTGAAGGAGCCGGCCTGTTACCCCAGCTTTTCCTGAAAATCAGGGAAATCACCCTGGATGGGGACACCTACCCCATCTCAAGTAAAAACATTCAGCACAATCAGCAACAAATTGGGTTCTCCGAGGAACTGCAATCCTATAGCTTTGATACGCTCTGGATGGCACTGAATCAGGATAATCACAAAACCTACATCCACTTGGCTAGTGCCATAGAGAAAAAGAAAATGCTGAACAGCATTATTGTGGGACATGTATTGAGTTTATTCTCCAATATGAATATCATGCTAGATCCGGATCAGCGCCTGATGGCGATGACCCAGCTGCAGGAAAAATCAACCAAGTTCAAGGACAATACGATGATTGCTTTTACGGGGGAGTTTGTGATAAATGCGCATATTCCTGATGGATTGGGGCTTGGCAAGTCGGTGTCAAGGGGATTTGGTACCGTTAAAAAAATGTAG
- the cas1 gene encoding CRISPR-associated endonuclease Cas1 codes for MQIFINTYGTYLHVKDDMFEIKVREDKTKPVKINHIAAHKITSFIVSKGAAITTDAIALALRHNIDIVVVEKDGHPMGRFWHSKLGSTTKIRKRQLEVSMNEDGLKYIKSWLAKKLENQTDFLNDLKKHRPNHQEKLEHRINSILELRSKITEVDGTSINEVAESIRGWEGSAGRHYFEALALCIPDAYAFKGRSFRPAKDAFNAMLNYAYGILYSRVERGLMLAGLDPYIGFMHRDDYNMKSLVFDYIEPYRIHAERFVFRQFSGKKINKVFFDEFNGSVSLNAEGKAFFVAPYLEYLDSEKIRHSGRNQTRMNALQMEAHAFANLLIEKTT; via the coding sequence ATGCAGATCTTTATCAATACCTATGGCACTTACCTTCATGTCAAAGATGATATGTTTGAGATCAAAGTAAGAGAAGATAAAACTAAGCCTGTCAAGATCAACCATATCGCTGCGCATAAGATTACTTCCTTCATAGTCTCTAAGGGAGCAGCTATTACTACCGATGCCATAGCCCTGGCACTGCGGCATAATATAGATATCGTGGTCGTAGAGAAGGATGGACATCCCATGGGGAGATTTTGGCACAGCAAGTTAGGCAGCACCACCAAAATCCGTAAACGGCAGCTGGAAGTTTCGATGAATGAAGATGGACTGAAATACATTAAAAGCTGGCTTGCAAAGAAACTTGAAAATCAGACTGATTTCTTGAATGACCTAAAAAAACACCGGCCCAATCATCAGGAAAAACTGGAGCATCGCATCAATTCAATTCTGGAACTCAGGAGCAAAATAACCGAGGTAGATGGAACTTCTATTAATGAGGTGGCAGAAAGTATCCGTGGATGGGAAGGATCTGCGGGCAGGCATTACTTTGAAGCGCTTGCTCTTTGCATACCGGATGCTTATGCTTTTAAGGGGCGTAGTTTCAGACCGGCTAAAGATGCCTTCAATGCTATGCTCAATTATGCCTATGGGATTCTCTACAGCAGAGTAGAAAGAGGGCTGATGCTGGCAGGTCTGGATCCTTATATTGGATTTATGCACCGGGACGATTACAATATGAAAAGCTTGGTTTTTGATTACATAGAACCCTATAGAATCCACGCTGAACGGTTTGTCTTTAGGCAATTTTCAGGCAAAAAAATCAACAAAGTATTCTTTGACGAATTCAACGGATCAGTTTCACTTAATGCAGAAGGAAAGGCATTCTTTGTAGCTCCTTATTTAGAATACCTTGACAGCGAGAAAATCCGCCATTCCGGCCGCAACCAGACAAGAATGAACGCGCTGCAAATGGAAGCCCATGCCTTTGCCAATTTACTGATTGAAAAAACGACATAA
- the cas2 gene encoding CRISPR-associated endonuclease Cas2 has translation MIVWVLYDVKNDKARTKTSKACKHAGLYRVQYSCFLGTLNKNEKDSLQLEIESLIDEEIDKVYIFNMSKDELKSCAMLGQAFDEKLISDEVRSLFF, from the coding sequence ATGATAGTTTGGGTATTGTATGATGTAAAAAACGACAAAGCAAGAACAAAGACTTCCAAAGCTTGTAAGCATGCGGGATTATACCGTGTTCAATATTCCTGCTTTCTCGGAACTTTGAACAAAAACGAAAAAGACAGTCTTCAACTGGAGATAGAATCCCTGATAGATGAAGAAATTGATAAAGTATATATTTTTAACATGAGCAAGGATGAATTGAAAAGCTGCGCTATGCTGGGTCAGGCCTTTGACGAAAAACTCATCAGTGATGAAGTGAGATCCCTGTTTTTCTAA
- the cas4 gene encoding CRISPR-associated protein Cas4, whose protein sequence is MYSFYPSQIIEYLYCARFTYFEYVLRIPQFEDKFHKVQRGRDVHQEKLERNKTYLRKKIGAVEKWQDQYLTMEGLRGKVDEVLLLTDGSYAPLDYKFAEWKERLYDTYRQQLICYAVLIEQNFNGIVTKGYLVYTRSSNKLIEVPIDEESKRQILKSMEAMAEIISKNHFPKGTKFKQRCLNCTYKNICIQ, encoded by the coding sequence ATGTACAGCTTCTATCCCTCCCAGATCATCGAATACTTGTATTGCGCAAGGTTTACATATTTTGAGTATGTTCTGCGCATACCCCAATTTGAAGATAAGTTTCATAAGGTTCAAAGAGGGCGTGATGTGCATCAGGAAAAATTGGAAAGGAACAAGACCTATCTCAGAAAGAAAATCGGGGCAGTAGAAAAGTGGCAGGACCAGTATTTAACGATGGAGGGCTTAAGAGGAAAGGTCGATGAGGTTCTTTTGTTGACGGATGGAAGTTATGCTCCCCTGGATTATAAGTTTGCTGAATGGAAAGAAAGGTTGTATGACACCTATCGTCAACAATTGATTTGCTACGCTGTATTGATAGAGCAAAATTTTAACGGAATTGTGACCAAGGGATATTTGGTATATACCCGATCATCCAATAAACTGATAGAAGTTCCTATTGATGAGGAATCCAAAAGACAAATTTTGAAAAGCATGGAAGCCATGGCAGAAATAATTTCAAAAAACCATTTCCCAAAAGGCACAAAATTCAAGCAGCGTTGTTTAAATTGTACCTATAAAAATATATGCATCCAGTGA
- a CDS encoding SDR family NAD(P)-dependent oxidoreductase produces MDLKLESKKAFISGSTQGIGFAIARQLLDEGAEVVLNGREEMKLNSAVEKLMQEFPQSTVSGIAADFSDGEEVNALLSKLGEIDILVNNVGVFELKPFGEIADQDWMNIFNVNVMSSVRLSRHLLPGMLKRNFGRIIFIASESGVNVPADMIHYGMSKAAMLAISNGLSKLTKGKNITVNSILGGPTYSDGVAAVVQQIAGAQNLSVEQMKAGIIQQTNPDSLLQRFIDPSEIATLAAYLASPISIATNGASMRADGGVLKQI; encoded by the coding sequence ATGGACTTAAAATTAGAATCAAAAAAAGCGTTTATCAGTGGCTCCACACAGGGGATTGGTTTCGCCATTGCCCGCCAACTTTTGGATGAGGGGGCAGAGGTGGTTCTCAACGGCCGGGAAGAAATGAAACTCAATAGCGCAGTAGAAAAATTGATGCAGGAATTTCCCCAAAGCACAGTTAGCGGCATTGCAGCTGATTTTTCTGATGGGGAAGAGGTAAATGCGCTTCTGAGTAAATTGGGAGAGATAGACATTCTTGTCAATAATGTCGGTGTTTTTGAATTGAAACCATTTGGGGAAATAGCAGATCAGGACTGGATGAATATTTTTAATGTCAATGTGATGAGCAGTGTACGCTTATCAAGACATCTATTACCAGGTATGTTAAAGCGAAATTTTGGAAGGATTATTTTTATAGCTAGTGAATCCGGAGTGAATGTCCCTGCAGATATGATCCACTATGGGATGAGCAAGGCAGCTATGCTGGCAATCAGTAATGGGCTGTCCAAATTGACAAAAGGAAAAAACATTACAGTTAACAGCATATTGGGCGGCCCGACTTATTCTGATGGGGTTGCCGCTGTTGTGCAACAGATTGCAGGCGCACAGAATTTGTCGGTGGAGCAGATGAAAGCGGGGATCATTCAACAAACCAATCCGGATTCACTGTTGCAGCGCTTTATTGATCCGTCTGAAATCGCAACGTTAGCAGCCTATTTGGCAAGCCCTATATCAATAGCTACAAATGGTGCGTCCATGCGTGCGGATGGAGGTGTTCTAAAGCAAATTTAA
- a CDS encoding TetR/AcrR family transcriptional regulator — MRGRPAQYNDKHLIEKAQEIFWKKGYTATSLGDLLEATGAGSGSFYNTFKGGKKEVFRKAILQRREAFNQFKMALSESESPLDLIKDFFRSIADAVNEDHLKGCIIANSVVEMTFVDHDLEMEAITILKEVEQMFSDTIRKAQDSGKIQNRADAMILGKYLITFWCGLNTLRRMYPDRDILQQQIEMQLAVIS; from the coding sequence ATGAGGGGTAGACCGGCACAATACAATGACAAACACCTGATTGAAAAAGCACAGGAAATCTTTTGGAAAAAAGGGTATACCGCTACATCCCTGGGGGATTTACTAGAAGCGACCGGAGCAGGAAGCGGAAGCTTTTACAATACCTTTAAAGGGGGAAAAAAAGAAGTGTTTCGAAAAGCAATCCTCCAACGCAGGGAGGCCTTTAATCAATTTAAGATGGCCCTTAGTGAAAGTGAATCTCCGCTGGATTTGATTAAGGATTTCTTCAGAAGCATAGCGGATGCCGTCAATGAGGATCATCTGAAGGGATGCATCATAGCCAATTCAGTGGTTGAAATGACCTTCGTTGACCATGATCTGGAAATGGAGGCAATCACTATTCTGAAAGAGGTGGAGCAGATGTTTTCAGATACAATTCGAAAAGCCCAGGACTCAGGTAAGATCCAAAACCGGGCAGATGCGATGATTCTAGGAAAGTATTTGATCACATTCTGGTGTGGCTTGAATACACTTCGAAGAATGTACCCGGACCGTGATATACTTCAGCAACAAATAGAAATGCAATTAGCTGTCATAAGCTGA
- a CDS encoding sensor histidine kinase yields MDSTFQHNDLITLVLGTSSMLLMLAAIIFFAFLFQRKLNKKQQAYREIEKLLGKQELKTAYSLIEGQDQERKRIAGEIHDNIGNLMATLKIFSDLVLQKAQDPEVKRLNMKINDITETVTAEIRKIAHSLDTGVIQNFGFNPAIDQLREAIQSSGKIEFFTQIDIDNKLSKNISLHLYRIIQELITNTLKHGQATKIRLEITQLENEISAIYEDDGVGFDANATSKHGIGLPNIQSRVNHMQGELTIHSGERGSTFIIEIPNFPSDE; encoded by the coding sequence ATGGATAGCACGTTTCAACACAACGACTTAATAACACTTGTACTGGGAACATCATCTATGCTCTTAATGCTCGCGGCCATTATTTTCTTTGCATTCTTGTTTCAGCGAAAATTGAACAAGAAACAGCAGGCCTACCGGGAAATAGAAAAGCTTTTAGGAAAGCAGGAACTTAAAACTGCCTATTCTTTAATCGAGGGGCAGGATCAGGAGCGCAAAAGAATAGCCGGAGAAATCCATGATAATATTGGGAACTTAATGGCAACCTTAAAAATATTCAGTGATTTAGTCCTACAGAAAGCCCAAGACCCTGAAGTAAAAAGATTGAATATGAAAATCAATGATATCACTGAAACCGTAACTGCAGAAATTAGGAAAATCGCCCATAGCCTTGACACAGGGGTTATACAGAATTTTGGATTTAACCCCGCCATAGATCAGCTAAGAGAGGCCATTCAGAGTTCTGGAAAAATCGAATTCTTCACACAGATTGATATAGACAATAAGTTATCCAAAAACATATCATTGCATCTATACAGAATCATTCAGGAGCTTATTACCAATACACTAAAGCATGGCCAAGCCACCAAAATAAGATTAGAAATTACTCAGTTGGAAAATGAAATTAGTGCCATATACGAAGATGACGGCGTGGGCTTTGACGCAAATGCAACTTCAAAACATGGAATAGGATTACCGAATATTCAGTCTAGGGTAAATCATATGCAGGGGGAATTGACAATACACTCAGGTGAAAGAGGCTCAACATTTATTATAGAAATACCAAACTTTCCCTCTGATGAATAA
- a CDS encoding response regulator transcription factor, with amino-acid sequence MNKKINLYIADDHPIVVDGLCEILKSNQNLTVQDVAHDGEQLLKLIEATPVDLVILDINMPRMNGIQCTKWIKENHSAIKVIILTMYPEKTYMDQLLKAGADGCLLKSRGSSDLLDAIERVMYGKSYFDWIADFKTDQAKDELKLSEREIEIVKLIVGGKTSTEIANLLFISEATVKTHRKNIFKKLKIHHATELLNFALNNSLL; translated from the coding sequence ATGAATAAAAAAATAAATCTTTATATCGCAGATGACCACCCTATTGTTGTGGATGGATTATGTGAGATTTTGAAATCAAATCAAAATCTAACCGTACAGGATGTGGCCCATGATGGGGAACAGCTATTAAAGCTGATTGAAGCTACTCCGGTGGATTTGGTCATTTTGGATATTAACATGCCAAGAATGAATGGAATCCAATGCACGAAATGGATTAAGGAGAATCATTCCGCAATTAAAGTTATCATCCTTACGATGTACCCAGAGAAAACCTATATGGATCAATTGCTTAAAGCCGGTGCAGATGGATGTTTACTGAAAAGCCGGGGAAGCAGTGACCTATTGGATGCTATTGAGAGAGTGATGTATGGTAAGTCATATTTTGATTGGATTGCAGATTTCAAAACCGATCAAGCCAAAGATGAATTGAAGCTAAGTGAACGGGAAATTGAAATAGTCAAATTAATTGTTGGGGGTAAAACAAGCACTGAGATCGCTAATTTATTATTTATCTCAGAAGCTACTGTAAAGACCCACAGAAAAAACATTTTCAAAAAACTCAAAATCCACCATGCCACAGAATTGTTGAATTTCGCTCTGAATAATAGTCTGTTGTAG